catgtgacactgaagactgaaataATGGCTGTTGATAAttaagctttgccatcacaggaataaattacattttaatatatataataagaaaatagttcttttaaattcttcttatatttcacagtattacttttttattgtatttttgatcaaataaatgcagccttctttcaaaaacattaataattcttaattattccaaacttttgaccagtagtgtatattatttCACTTGTTTGTCCTATAGTGCTGGGTATTGTTCTCAAGCCTTTCAAGCTATATTGATGACAGatgtttatcattttgatggactATATGCATTTGAATATTGCtttctattttctttttctttttttacctttattttaGTCAGTATAAGAGTGGAAGTAACACAATAACTCCTGTGTGCGTGCCAGACAAAAAGTAAGATTGCACATTTGGTTTGCAGTCTGCCCTTCAAATGCCTCAAAAGAGCTGTTGGAAGAAAGAGCCAACACATGAAGAGCTAGATATGCCTTGTTTACAATTGTCAGCTCACAGTCTGTAATTTAGATGTGCTAAAAATTTCTAAAAGGTTTATATTTGCACTTTGCAAATGGAAGAAGTGAAATATTCCCAGCTGCACACACAATTGTTTACCTGTTTCAGAGTGGAAGCCATTCATTGTGCACGGTAAAATGAACCAAATCCATTACAGTTTATGCATTACTCTGTCAGTTTGACATGAAGCAGCAGTCCTTGGTCACGTCAAAATGACAACAGATGCATCTGAGCGcattattgtaaataataatgaactgcaaATCTCTTTCTCTCATTGATCAGATTCCTGGAGGAGCAAAACGTTAAAAAACAGGCCTCTGCATGGGAGAACAACACACACAAAAGGAAAAGTAACGGAGAATTAGTATGTGATAAAGAAAATGGAGGAGTCATTGAAAAGGGCATTGAGTTGTCTCACACTGTAGATCATGACAACGCAGGAGAGAAGGAGAAATGCAAATCTGCAAAGAGTGGTGATAGTAACAAGTTATCCATAAGCACCCCTAAAATGGGTCCACGAAACGGGCCAACATTTCAGTGCGAGGATGGTGAGGATGATGAAGAAGAAAGGGAGAGCTCTGATAGGGTGAGGGATATGGAAAACAATCCTTCCAAAAGCAAAAGCAAAGTCACGCTGTCCGCTCAAGAAATGTTCGAGAAGCGAATCAGGAGGATGCAGGACATGGCATGGGATGATGAGCTGGAAGCTCTCCTGCtctgtcataaacatgaaagAGCAGCGAATATCCTAGCTGCTCTCTCTAAGAGAGATCAGCTGAGTGGCATGCTTAAGGATCCCTCCCCTGAAAAGCTCTCAAATGTGAAACGAAAGGAAAAAACCACACTAAGTTCCTTATCTAAACCCACACTGCTGCCCAGGAGAAGTTCTGAAAGCCGTGAGCAAGAGATGTTTGTGGTTATGAACGAGGAATCCCCACCAAGAGCTTCCATGAAAAGAGGAAGTGAATTCGGTGTAAGGATGGATTCCCTCAGTGATGACCTCGCAAGGTAAATGATTTTCATGAACTTGCATCTTCACAAAACATTGCATTGTTGTGCATATGACTGTTTCTGGCTAtcacatattaaatatatatttcattttgtcTTTTGTCTCCATTTGACCAATGAAAGAAGGAATCTTCTGGATTTTGTGCATCTTGATAAAAAGGATTGGGAGTTTCAATCTGTCCTTCAGCATCTTCAGGCTCAGCAGTCACCCAGAAGCCCATCTGAGCTGTTTGCCCAACACATAGTTTCAATTGTCCATCACATTAAAGGTGACTGAAACCTCTCTGTCTTGTACAGCTAAGGTTGTGTGAGGGTCGTTACACCAGccttaatatttgtattgttccATCACCCCtctttaaaattacaaaaatgataggacaataatttaatttctgcagacttttttttttttttgtctaaaaaTTATATCTTTGAATTTTATtcgttaatatttatttatttaatctagCCATTCATAAGGGGacaaatgtgttaaaataatttatatattagtgtacgtttacatgacaacgatgtgctaaaaacagaaatgtttttgctttGTGCTTTTGAAAAGTTTTGCGCACAGACAACAGCGTTGTCAAAAGGACCCCCTTTCACACAGATCcgcaaaaacaactaaaaacgctgtattctgctgccaggacACTAgctggcgatgtcactttgtaaaaaacACTAAATCTACACTTTGCTAGAGAAACGTTAATAAACTCAGTATCTTGAGCAGCACAAACACAGTCCTGTTGTCCGCCATTGTTGTTATAGTTATCAAGTAATCGCGCATCCCTGTAGACTAAACGCGTATGCGCATGACGCCACCATTttacaaattcacatttttgtagtttacatgacGATGATAacagtatcattttcaaaaacttgcacatTAAAATGTGCAATATTTGTGTTGTATATTATCAAGATTTTATTACTTATTTCACTTGCTTAAAtgcttaattattttattttttaataaaaaaattacaaataaaattcTGCCCACAGCTCAATATTTTCCTTCATCTGGATTGACCCTAAATGACCGCTTTGCCATGTACCAGAGAAGAGCTGCTGAGAAAGAATTCATTAAGCAGAGAAAGAGTCCAGAGATACACAGGTATAAACATTTAGGGACAACTTCCCACGCTGGTTTCTCGTGCACATATGagcaatttatttgttttggcgATTTCTAAGACTCTAAGAAGGATCAACATATATTAAAATCTTCTTCTCtttacctctttttttttttttaccaggaGAATTGATGTTTCTCCCAGTGCTTTTAAGAGGCACTCTCTTCTGTTTGATGAGATGAAAAGCACCATGGAAAACAGCTTCAAGGTGACCaaaaattttgaaatatgaCGTGTTTTGGAAAAGAATGCTGCGCGAGTGATGCGGCCAGAGCATTCTTAGGCTTCCTTCTCTCCCTAAACTCTTGTTTCTGATGAGAGAGGCATAAAGTCCAAAAAGTGAGATGCAAAAAGAGGTGCATTCAGGTTGTTGTGTTGTAAATGCCCCCTCAACGTTTGATGGTAACCTTTTACAAGCCTTCCTAAGGCAGTTGAGGCAAGAAATCTGAGGTCAGAAATGGAAGTGACCAGTTGTTCCCATGTCAAATCCATTCAAAGGACTCTAAACAAAAGTCATAGTAAGTATTTCTCTTCAAAGCCTGCAAAGAACAAGTGAGGTGTTTAGGCCAAGTAAAAACAACATACTTTCATGAGCACCAATGAAAGTATTTCTGCTGTGGTCCTATAATGTTTCCTTTTATACTATTTTGTTGTACTTTTTTGAGCAAGTGAGAGGAAACCAAAACGTTATTATGCAGCCTGTTGCCATTTCTGAGAAATACTGCTTAATAAGCCTGTTGAAAATGATATTAGAGAAGGCCTCCTCCTCTCATCCATTTGCATGATTGTTTCAAGTCAGCTGTTGCCGTGTTTTTCGTTTTGGTCCCGCCCCATACAATGCTGCATGAAGCTAATAGATCACGCCGCTAACCCTCATCTGGCCACAacatctctctttctcctcaCGGCAGGTCGACGGTAAAAAATCCAAAGGTGATTCAATGGACCTTCGACTGGATATTGAGCGCAGAAAGAAATACTCGagtggagagagagagcacagaGAAGAAGAGTACGGAGGAAGAGTATCGGGGGAACCTCCCGAATCAAGAAAGGAAACATCCACAGAGAAAACCTCAAAGAACCACAAAAAAACGAAGTAAGCTGCATGGGAAGAGATGCTCCATAGACATGTCAGAGTGATCACGAATAGAGAGGTTCAGTTATGATTTTACATAACTAATAAGCtaacaattatatttttgtttgtaccCCTCAAGTGAAAAATGGCCTTGGTGATAAATTTTAAGTTTTGTCAATCATTAAACAATTTGCAAAATCAGATCAAATTTACTTGACTTGACATTCAAAGAATCTGGTTGAGTCATTTAAAgattaaacaaaatgaaaccATCAAGAGGTCCAAAATCTTGAGCCTCTTAGTAGGCcttcaaaatcattttttaaaaaggccTGAAGATGCATTCACACTGTCAGCAGACTGCAGCAACAAGAACTCAATCATTTTCAATGAAGAGTTGGTAATGTGAGGTGACATGAGTGACAGAAAGCATTGGGCGGAGTGAATGTTGAGCAACTGAATTGCATCTAAAAGAGCAGAGCAGTTGTGTACTGAAACGCCTACTTGTGTACTGTAGGAACGCCTGCTTGTGCCCAATAGAACAGCAACTTGGTCACCTTCAGCTGTTACATCATCACtgtcagtgtgaacgcacctttatGTCTTCATGGTCAGTCGGATCATTTGAATATGCTGAATAAATTCTGTCAAGAGCTTGAAAATGGCCTGATTTCCTTTGACTTCAGGTACAAGTAAAGATGAGTTTTTGGTTAGCGGACAAGCAAATTACCTGATAAAGTCATGCTGAacatgttcaagaaacatgATGGACAACAAGTGTTATATATAGTCGAATTTTGAGACCTCTTTACATTGATCAACAATGTCTGAATCAAATGTTTTATCATTCCTAAGGAAAAGCAAGAAGAAACGGGAGCGTTCTCAGTCAACTTCCTCATCTTCCTCTGTTTGCCATGAAGAAGAGGCTGAGATGAAGCCAGAAGGCTTATCCAGAGTCCAGATGGGGTTTCGAGAGTATGGAGAGCCTGCGGAGAGAGGAAGGGGACGAGGAGGCTTTGTAAGTTGAGTGGTATTGAAGAACTAAGATATTTGCTTATTGCTTTAATAGTTACGGTTACCGTTTGCTATTTTTTAGCAGCTTAGCATACGTGGTAGAAGTTGGAACCGAGGAAATTTCCATGGAAACAGCAACGGTGATTCACAGATGAACATGTCAGCAAAGAATGAAGACTGGGATCAAGAATACACTCCCAAGAACAAGAAATACTTTCTAGTATGTTGTGATCTTTGTATATAATATGCAAATCAAGAACAACAAACATAGGTTATGCTCCATGCATCCTATCTGATACATTCAGTCTGTACATTTAATATTATGACAATGTACAATCAAACATAACACGGGTGATTATGCTTAGACTGAGTAATCTTTCcaaaacttttatttatattaatcagTTAGGTTGTAGGCAGATTAGATATATGTTTTCATTATATACTAAGTCTCCAACAAGGTATGCAACTATATATGTTATAAAATTGAAGTCCATATACTCTGTCTTTGCAGCACAGTGAAAGAGACGGTGAAGGTGAGAGAAAGCTGATGAACACACGGGGGTGTGGCCGCGGTAACATTGTTCGCACAAAGGGACGTTTCATCCTCCGAAGGGCCACAAATACCAACACCACCAATAATACGAGCCCTAAATGGGCCCATGATAAATTCCATGCCACTGATGATGAGGGCGAACAGCAAGGAGATGATGTAGAACAGGACCAGTGATAATGGAGCAGTGAAGACTTTCTGACAGGACCTTTGAGAACAAGGAGATCATGCTTTAAACCCTGGGATAAGACTTGCCGACCTTCACACTGTCAAGAACGGATATAATATCTGCATCCTTATGCATCCAAATCTTTTTGATAGGAAAGAGGCTTTTTTATTGTATTGCTTTTTTATTTCCTATTTTCTTGATGGTTGTGTCAACTTGGTGGtgattatgttgtttttttgtacaTGCAAATTAGCACACCTTCATAGAAAAACACATATTATGGAgtttaaatgaaatttttatTGCAGCATGTTCATCTAATCATGACAGACACTGTTAAAAGCACCTGCTCCAACTTCACATTTATTTTCTATCCCTAAATCTCTGGAAGAATCAGAGATTTACTCTACTGCGAATCCTCTCTTTTATTGCGAATCCTCTCTTTTATTGCACAAGACTTTTGAAACATGCAAACATAAAATACACAGAATATAGTATGCAAGTTTTGAAGTAGTGATAGACCAATATATAGGCTAGATACTTGGCCATTTTGAGGCTATTATAACCATATGAACTTAATTAACGGATGTTTTTCAAAATTCTACTGACAGCTTTGTCTATGGACAgtaagaaatttcattttttgtgtgtgtgtgtgaattatgatttaatgttacaaatacaGTACAATTCATTATATCGTCTGATGACCATATATATCAGTCATCGGACACTACTTTCTAGATGTTTATATCGGCAatcaaaaaaaaactgttttagtcgACCACTAGTTCGGTATGTGCCTAAAGCCGGGTGCACACTGTaagatttataatagtcctttatgACTGGTGCCTTTCAGACTGTTTGAATATGTTCCTTGCTGTAAGCCATGTCAAACTGTGGGATTTCAGTTGTCATAAATGTCAGACTGTACGGCAGTCAAGATGCGTTAAAAATGGACGCACACAAGAAGACTCATCCGGAGTTTTACCTCGTCAATCCGTGACACGTTCAGTGACGTGAGCTACATTTCCATGCGGGACAGAAATGGGGGGCTAgcaaacaaaaactatttctagcgttaattttgatcatggcttcttttgaaaagaaaactgagaaaaaaacaaagacgATGTGTGTGGAGCAAGTGGTGGTCGTTGTCTCATTAATTGCCTCATCAGGTTTGGTGCTCCTATTGGTTTTTGATTTGATGGTTGTCGAAGGGGAAGTCATACTACATGACTGTGCTTCAACACTtttgacactgccagaatttctaATTTGTTGGAGAACATgtcaaaataacaatttaagaCTTCAGATTTTGACCTAAGAGCTGAAGAATTGTTTAGAATTcacaaaatttgtctcagactgccaaatcgtggccaaaatcgtACAGTGTGAACCCGACTTAAGATGTGCCATAGTGCCTAAAGTGTAGAATGCCAGTATAGAACTATAGCTAGTTATGTTCTCTGTTTTTGCCTTAAGAAAGGACATTGTtgctgttaaaaaaatatatagatgtaCATATTGACATTTTGTGGGCTTAAATGAAACTCTTTGAGACCCTTGTGTGTCTGCCTATTGAAACAAAgatcataatttaatgacttataTGAACGACCCAGTCTCTCTATGGGACCAAACTACAGCAGGTAAACATGTCCCAGTGAATGAcatgtggggaaaaaaagatttacATTCATCCAACTGCTAGTCAAAGTTGTCAACTTTAAAACTGGACAAACATCatacaaaaaaagcaaaaaatactTGTATTTTAAAGACTGTTAGCAAATTTTTGATTTATCAGGTGCAAGGTTTTGACAATATTTGTGTGCATATTTTATTATGGGTTTTCTAATGTGTCTTATCTTCAAATTgtatgcctttttttttctattggcTAAGCACCTTCTTTAGATGGAGTAATCAATTTGGAACTTAAacctttttattaaaatatctaagTTTTGGGGAATTTGTTTTTGAAGagttaaagtaaaaaatattatgGGGCGACGTgaataatttacattcatactcAACGTTAGATTTTAGTTGTCTGGGTTCTGATTTGCACTGTGTCTGATATATACATTTGACTTGCATTTATATACTCACAAtcagaaagaataaaaaaaaaatcaacaatttTGCATtgagtgttttttgtttaagtaggttttttttttcagaccaAGGAAATCATAATTCCATTAATTCAGTACAATCATATATCTGCTATCTACTCAATAAaagtgcaataaaaaaaatgtcaacacACTCTTATTACAAAGATTACACTCATATAAAATCACAGTTATATTTAAACATCAGGTTTTCCTTGAATTCCTTCCAAGTGAGAACACCTACTGTAATTTTTGCTGTGACACATGACACCAAGAGGCTCATACCAACATAAACCTGTCTCACCTGttatactctctctctctctctctctctatctcgcTCTCTCAGGGTATAACATGTCTTGACTAggtgggaatttttttttttcttttcaacaaTGCTAATGTTTGACTAGGAAGGAGGAGGTCCGAGAAAGCCTTTGCTGTCTTTGGATTGAGTAATTCACAGGGATTCCATGACACTTTGAGAACCGAACAGAATCTACATTGTCTGATTTGGTGCTCTGAGCAAAGCTTTAAAGGAGCCATGGGTGAGTTTTTAAGCCTCGATTCAAAATAATGTCTTGTTATGATTTGGCAAGTTGTAGTGTTTGTGATATTTGGGTTATGTTTACGGTAGCCTACattcatgggaaatgtagtatTATAAGTGTACTATAATTTTGATACGTTTGCAGTAAGTTATAAATAAGTGACATGATTTAGAATGAGCTGCTTTTCGTAGggtatatttaatattttaatattattactaaCATTTTATGTATGGATGTATGTACAAAATAAGTGCATGTATTTTCATGTCACCCTGTAAtacatgaagaaaaaaatatatatatttcagacaTTAAGTCTTTATCGACCCTCCATATTTGGTAAATAAACTTGAGATGGCAGTTTATGTCATCAAATGTGTAGACACTAATCTCATTTTAACACTGTTTTATGAGTTTCCATAAACTACCCGTCATTGAGACTTGACATTTAGATCATTCAATAAAAGGGTGAATCATACAATCAAAGGGTTTCTTCTTGGAAATCAAATGTATGCAATTCCACTGTGAATCATGCACAGTGCTCTTTGTACTGATAAGCATTCTTGATTTCAAGTTACTAAGGTTCAACTCGCATACCTGTAGGCCTGTTGAAACACATTGTTCATGGCTGTCTTGAGAGGCACATTAATCTTACCACTTCTATCTCTTTCTCTATGTTTTTTCATGCCTATCACATAATTAGAAACATGTATCTTTAGGGTaagtatttcataaaaaataaggCTTACTGGTGATTCACAAAGTGCAACTGAATAACATCTTATCTGGCCCTGATGAAATCTGCATTGATTTCAAGGGAAAATCTGTGGAAtggataaaaatgttaaaacgtGTTTTAGATACTTGTGGGCAAgctgaaatatttaataaaacactccAATTTACAAACCCCTAATGGGTTTACCTTTCTTTTGTCCATTTTAGAGGTGCTTGTGCTTCTAGACTTTGAGGCGACGATGCCAGACGAGTTAACGGTGTGTGTAGGAGATGTGGTAAAGAACGTCTCAAAGGCCAAAGAAGAAGGATGGCTGGAGGGAGATCTGAGAGGAAAGAGAGGCATGTTCCCTGGCAACTTTGTCAAGGTCTGGATCTGTTAGAGCACTCTTTCAATTGCCATGTTTACGTCTTGACATGGCTCCCCTAGTTCCTATACTGGTCATTTTCAAAATGGCTCTTCTCTACCCACAGGAAGTGCCTGTTTACTTAATAGGGGACAGCAACAGAGAGCCAAGAAGCATGAGGAAATGTAAGTCTCCATTATAAAACCTACCAAATAAGATAAACATAAA
The sequence above is drawn from the Megalobrama amblycephala isolate DHTTF-2021 linkage group LG13, ASM1881202v1, whole genome shotgun sequence genome and encodes:
- the thrap3a gene encoding thyroid hormone receptor-associated protein 3 isoform X1, with product MSKTQKSESRSRSRSASRSRSHSYSRSRSSSRSRSRKRRYNSRSRSRSRSHSPPHNRERNHTREYQNQREFRGNHRGFRRPYYFRGRGQGFFRGRFQRGGRGGYNNNYRHKNWQHFRQYPQQQQKQYHSNSPKRGRSRSPKKQLSSPQSRSHSRRSDRSSSGRSPQSHHSSSSTSGSAKRSCKDVREDVLVPEETQGGGDGVLAEQVGGSSLAEGNADGDRTLENSQVLTNHDTSPKRTSPKVCSSVTNDELIDSATNETSPAQKSSNAPNKGATTWQNVTTAPSNNSPIKKGLSPVFNGFGLFTNIDQQTEDTISISAAFLNQYKSGSNTITPVCVPDKKFLEEQNVKKQASAWENNTHKRKSNGELVCDKENGGVIEKGIELSHTVDHDNAGEKEKCKSAKSGDSNKLSISTPKMGPRNGPTFQCEDGEDDEEERESSDRVRDMENNPSKSKSKVTLSAQEMFEKRIRRMQDMAWDDELEALLLCHKHERAANILAALSKRDQLSGMLKDPSPEKLSNVKRKEKTTLSSLSKPTLLPRRSSESREQEMFVVMNEESPPRASMKRGSEFGVRMDSLSDDLARRNLLDFVHLDKKDWEFQSVLQHLQAQQSPRSPSELFAQHIVSIVHHIKAQYFPSSGLTLNDRFAMYQRRAAEKEFIKQRKSPEIHRRIDVSPSAFKRHSLLFDEMKSTMENSFKVDGKKSKGDSMDLRLDIERRKKYSSGEREHREEEYGGRVSGEPPESRKETSTEKTSKNHKKTKKSKKKRERSQSTSSSSSVCHEEEAEMKPEGLSRVQMGFREYGEPAERGRGRGGFQLSIRGRSWNRGNFHGNSNGDSQMNMSAKNEDWDQEYTPKNKKYFLHSERDGEGERKLMNTRGCGRGNIVRTKGRFILRRATNTNTTNNTSPKWAHDKFHATDDEGEQQGDDVEQDQ
- the thrap3a gene encoding thyroid hormone receptor-associated protein 3 isoform X4; the encoded protein is MSKTQKSESRSRSRSASRSRSHSYSRSRSSSRSRSRKRRYNSRSRSRSRSHSPPHNRERNHTREYQNQREFRGNHRGFRRPYYFRGRGQGFFRGRFQRGGRGGYNNNYRHKNWQHFRQYPQQQQKQYHSNSPKRGRSRSPKKQLSSPQSRSHSRRSDRSSSGRSPQSHHSSSSTSGSAKRSCKDVREDVLVPEETQGGGDGVLAEQVGGSSLAEGNADGDRTLENSQVLTNHDTSPKRTSPKVCSSVTNDELIDSATNETSPAQKSSNAPNKGATTWQNVTTAPSNNSPIKKGLSPVFNGFGLFTNIDQQTEDTISISAAFLKFLEEQNVKKQASAWENNTHKRKSNGELVCDKENGGVIEKGIELSHTVDHDNAGEKEKCKSAKSGDSNKLSISTPKMGPRNGPTFQCEDGEDDEEERESSDRVRDMENNPSKSKSKVTLSAQEMFEKRIRRMQDMAWDDELEALLLCHKHERAANILAALSKRDQLSGMLKDPSPEKLSNVKRKEKTTLSSLSKPTLLPRRSSESREQEMFVVMNEESPPRASMKRGSEFGVRMDSLSDDLARRNLLDFVHLDKKDWEFQSVLQHLQAQQSPRSPSELFAQHIVSIVHHIKAQYFPSSGLTLNDRFAMYQRRAAEKEFIKQRKSPEIHRRIDVSPSAFKRHSLLFDEMKSTMENSFKVDGKKSKGDSMDLRLDIERRKKYSSGEREHREEEYGGRVSGEPPESRKETSTEKTSKNHKKTKKSKKKRERSQSTSSSSSVCHEEEAEMKPEGLSRVQMGFREYGEPAERGRGRGGFQLSIRGRSWNRGNFHGNSNGDSQMNMSAKNEDWDQEYTPKNKKYFLHSERDGEGERKLMNTRGCGRGNIVRTKGRFILRRATNTNTTNNTSPKWAHDKFHATDDEGEQQGDDVEQDQ
- the thrap3a gene encoding thyroid hormone receptor-associated protein 3 isoform X5; translated protein: MKKRTSSRSRSRSRSHSPPHNRERNHTREYQNQREFRGNHRGFRRPYYFRGRGQGFFRGRFQRGGRGGYNNNYRHKNWQHFRQYPQQQQKQYHSNSPKRGRSRSPKKQLSSPQSRSHSRRSDRSSSGRSPQSHHSSSSTSGSAKRSCKDVREDVLVPEETQGGGDGVLAEQVGGSSLAEGNADGDRTLENSQVLTNHDTSPKRTSPKVCSSVTNDELIDSATNETSPAQKSSNAPNKGATTWQNVTTAPSNNSPIKKGLSPVFNGFGLFTNIDQQTEDTISISAAFLNQYKSGSNTITPVCVPDKKFLEEQNVKKQASAWENNTHKRKSNGELVCDKENGGVIEKGIELSHTVDHDNAGEKEKCKSAKSGDSNKLSISTPKMGPRNGPTFQCEDGEDDEEERESSDRVRDMENNPSKSKSKVTLSAQEMFEKRIRRMQDMAWDDELEALLLCHKHERAANILAALSKRDQLSGMLKDPSPEKLSNVKRKEKTTLSSLSKPTLLPRRSSESREQEMFVVMNEESPPRASMKRGSEFGVRMDSLSDDLARRNLLDFVHLDKKDWEFQSVLQHLQAQQSPRSPSELFAQHIVSIVHHIKAQYFPSSGLTLNDRFAMYQRRAAEKEFIKQRKSPEIHRRIDVSPSAFKRHSLLFDEMKSTMENSFKVDGKKSKGDSMDLRLDIERRKKYSSGEREHREEEYGGRVSGEPPESRKETSTEKTSKNHKKTKKSKKKRERSQSTSSSSSVCHEEEAEMKPEGLSRVQMGFREYGEPAERGRGRGGFQLSIRGRSWNRGNFHGNSNGDSQMNMSAKNEDWDQEYTPKNKKYFLHSERDGEGERKLMNTRGCGRGNIVRTKGRFILRRATNTNTTNNTSPKWAHDKFHATDDEGEQQGDDVEQDQ
- the thrap3a gene encoding thyroid hormone receptor-associated protein 3 isoform X3 — protein: MSKTQKSESRSRSRSASRSRSHSYSRSRSSSRSRSRKRRYNSRSRSRSRSHSPPHNRERNHTREYQNQREFRGNHRGFRRPYYFRGRGQGFFRGRFQRGGRGGYNNNYRHKNWQHFRQYPQQQQKQYHSNSPKRGRSRSPKKQLSSPQSRSHSRRSDRSSSGRSPQSHHSSSSTSGSAKRSCKDVREDVLVPEETQGGGDGVLAEQVGGSSLAEGNADGDRTLENSQVLTNHDTSPKRTSPKVCSSVTNDELIDSATNETSPAQKSSNAPNKGATTWQNVTTAPSNNSPIKKGLSPVFNGFGLFTNIDQQTEDTISISAAFLNQYKSGSNTITPVCVPDKKFLEEQNVKKQASAWENNTHKRKSNGELVCDKENGGVIEKGIELSHTVDHDNAGEKEKCKSAKSGDSNKLSISTPKMGPRNGPTFQCEDGEDDEEERESSDRVRDMENNPSKSKSKVTLSAQEMFEKRIRRMQDMAWDDELEALLLCHKHERAANILAALSKRDQLSGMLKDPSPEKLSNVKRKEKTTLSSLSKPTLLPRRSSESREQEMFVVMNEESPPRASMKRGSEFGVRMDSLSDDLARNLLDFVHLDKKDWEFQSVLQHLQAQQSPRSPSELFAQHIVSIVHHIKAQYFPSSGLTLNDRFAMYQRRAAEKEFIKQRKSPEIHRRIDVSPSAFKRHSLLFDEMKSTMENSFKVDGKKSKGDSMDLRLDIERRKKYSSGEREHREEEYGGRVSGEPPESRKETSTEKTSKNHKKTKKSKKKRERSQSTSSSSSVCHEEEAEMKPEGLSRVQMGFREYGEPAERGRGRGGFQLSIRGRSWNRGNFHGNSNGDSQMNMSAKNEDWDQEYTPKNKKYFLHSERDGEGERKLMNTRGCGRGNIVRTKGRFILRRATNTNTTNNTSPKWAHDKFHATDDEGEQQGDDVEQDQ
- the thrap3a gene encoding thyroid hormone receptor-associated protein 3 isoform X2, whose product is MSKTQKSESRSRSRSASRSRSHSYSRSRSSSRSRSRKRRYNSRSRSRSRSHSPPHNRERNHTREYQNQREFRGNHRGFRRPYYFRGRGQGFFRGRFQRGGRGGYNNNYRHKNWQHFRQYPQQQQKQYHSNSPKRGRSRSPKKQLSSPQSRSHSRRSDRSSSGRSPQSHHSSSSTSGSAKRSCKDVREDVLVPEETQGGGDGVLAEQVGGSSLAEGNADGDRTLENSQVLTNHDTSPKRTSPKVCSSVTNDELIDSATNETSPAQKSSNAPNKGATTWQNVTTAPSNNSPIKKGLSPVFNGFGLFTNIDQQTEDTISISAAFLNQYKSGSNTITPVCVPDKKFLEEQNVKKQASAWENNTHKRKSNGELVCDKENGGVIEKGIELSHTVDHDNAGEKEKCKSAKSGDSNKLSISTPKMGPRNGPTFQCEDGEDDEEERESSDRVRDMENNPSKSKSKVTLSAQEMFEKRIRRMQDMAWDDELEALLLCHKHERAANILAALSKRDQLSGMLKDPSPEKLSNVKRKEKTTLSSLSKPTLLPRRSSESREQEMFVVMNEESPPRASMKRGSEFGVRMDSLSDDLARRNLLDFVHLDKKDWEFQSVLQHLQAQQSPRSPSELFAQHIVSIVHHIKAQYFPSSGLTLNDRFAMYQRRAAEKEFIKQRKSPEIHRRIDVSPSAFKRHSLLFDEMKSTMENSFKVDGKKSKGDSMDLRLDIERRKKYSSGEREHREEEYGGRVSGEPPESRKETSTEKTSKNHKKTKKSKKKRERSQSTSSSSSVCHEEEAEMKPEGLSRVQMGFREYGEPAERGRGRGGFLSIRGRSWNRGNFHGNSNGDSQMNMSAKNEDWDQEYTPKNKKYFLHSERDGEGERKLMNTRGCGRGNIVRTKGRFILRRATNTNTTNNTSPKWAHDKFHATDDEGEQQGDDVEQDQ